GTGGTGGTGCATCTTCCCCAGGAAGAACAAGTAGCCCCTTCTCTTTCAATGAGGATGGCTCATTGTAACAAGTATTCCACAGGGAGTCAACAAGCTGCCTCTCCTCCCTCGCAGCCCCAAGATCGTCAGGGGACATCAAGCTGATACCATTGATCCGTTCTTGGAGAAGTTGTTTCAATTTCTCATCTTCACCTAGGCTGCCATCAGCCCCTTTTGTCTCTTCTCGAGCAAGCTCAAGAAGGCCCTTAAGGGCAGCTTCTCGTACCTCTGCATCTTCACTGGAGGCAAGGTGCATCATCATGCGAGGAAATCCAAGCTCACTTACCACATTGCAATCTGAAGCATTCTCATGTAGTAGGTAATGGATCAAGTTGAGGGCTTTCCTGAAAGGCGGTTGATCTTGTAAGTAATTAAGAGTGGAGAAACTAACTTAATTGAGAGACAAAATACAGTAAATCATATATGCATTCCAAAGTATGCTATAACTAAATATTGGAAATTGGCTTCTCTCCCCCAAATCCATaatgtttttcttgtttttcttttaacaatGAAATATCAGACTATATATTCATTTCTggctcaaaaagaaaataatcatataaactGATTACTTTTTACATTATTACCTTTGAAATCTCACATTTTCAGAACCTAAAGCATCTCTCAAGGCTGCATAACCATTTGCTAGACGGAATGCTGTAACACCTGGTTTGTTATGCCGGATTAAAGCTGAAGAGTCAACCCCAAAGCAAAATTTACAAGTATATCAGTCTAAGCCCAAGCAATTATATGGTTAACAAAAAGAATAAGTTCATTATAGAACTGAAGTCACTCACAAGAGATTGCCCCAAGTGCTTTGGTTCGAACAGTCACGTCAGGGTCTGAAGTAAAATTAGAAAGGAGAGGTTCTAAACCATTTGCTTCCATGACTAGTTGTTGACTACGGGGATTGTTCTGGACAATAGTTGTTACAACTTCTGCAGCCTTTGCACGAATATTTGAGTGGGAGTTTTTCAGGTAACCAAGGAGAGGAACCAAACCACCAATTGAGTGAAGATCTGTAGCATAAGCATTAACAGCCAAAACATGAGGCATACTCTTGACACAACTAAAAACAAAGGATAGGAAAAGTGTGCACAACAAGTATATACAAGTAGCTAGCTACAGAAAAAACCAACccttcaaattttctttaactcAACTAAAGCAGTAGTAAGACTGTAAGACAAAGGAACGAAAAAGTGTGCAGAACAAGAATATATAAATGGctaacgaaattttttttttaaatgacaccTTAAATTTTCTTAAACGTGATTAAGGCAGAAAGAAGACAGAGGAACAAAATAGTGAGAACAACAGGTATATACATGGGGctaatgaaacaaaaaaaattgacaccttCAATTCTCTTGAAAACTACCAAATCAGTAGTAAGACAAGGGAGAAAAAAGTTCGAGCAAAGGCGTATATAAGTGGctaatgaaacaaaaaaatgacACCCCAAGTTATCATATGCAATGCCATTAAAGGATAAACCAGTAATGGCTCAAACACTATCCAGCAATCCTTAAGAAAAGGGGGGCAAAATACTGGTGTTAGTAGCTTTATACCTCAATAGATATAAAGAGTGAGGTAGAAGAACCCACTCCAGAAAGGATATATCCCATGGAAAAATTGCAAATTCCTAAATAAATTAGACTTGTATGCGTCAAGCATCCAAGAACACATCATTATACAATGTGACGACCaacataacaataacaacaagaCACAATTATCGATCAAGATAGTCACATTGCACATATTCCAATACTCAATGCACTCATTCACACATAATAACTGAAGCAAGCACCAAAGACATAAGCAACTGCATccccaaatttctcatcacatAAGAAGtaattcaccaaaaaaatgcAAGAACTTTACCATTGGCCATGTCAATAGACTCCACGTGCTCTTGTAACTCGTCCAACATATCTACCAGTTGACAAACACCagaacccaaacccaaattaaTACGTGactaaaacataaaatgaaaaaaactaggCTTTTGTGATATAATACCTTCTATATCAGCAGAAGTAACTCCTTGGGCCTCCAAGACTTGCTCAGGAGTTTGCATAACAAGAGTTATCTCTTTCATGCGCTTAACAACATCAACAGTCTGTGCTTGCACAGCTTCCATGAACCATTTTCGATCCTCCTCGCTGATAATATACataaatgaatgaaattaaTCAACACCAATTTAATTCAAATTGAACATTATTGCAGCAACTAATACAAATTTCACTTATAACCTCGATTATAACCTAAAGTTGCCTCCTTTACTTTTTCCCATGTTTCTAATACATACAAACCCAAAGAAATTTTAAactctaaattaacaaaaatcgTGAAGGAACAATAGGGGTACCTTAAATTGCGACTGGGGTTAGTGCCATCGGAGTGTGCGAGGCTCCACTTGAGCAATCCATCCCAGTTGGGTCCTTCTTTAGCCATTAATACGATTAACAATAACGCTACGAACAAAgacaatcttcttcttcttcttcttcttctctgagATACAAAGGAAAAGGCTTTCAAGGCTTTTGCAATGAAATTGTAAAGTTGTATATGTAGCAGCGAAAGGAAGGTTCGCGAAACCCCTATAGATTTCGAGCGAGCGGTGGAGAAGTGAAACAGAGAAGGACGACTTTGGTTTTTTTGGTCTATTTGGGTATTTACAAGACTCGGGCTGGTTTAAGGTTTTGAGGCCCAACTACGTTTGGACAATGATTTGTTTTGGAATGAAGGCACGGCCCGGCACGGCTAGTTAATGAGTTCTACGTAAGCCAGTAAACGGAGCTGATCATGGACAATTTAAGCTCGGCtcaataaaaaacttatttatatttgtttgtttataaattaacGAAGCTTGAATCTTAATTTTAGGCtcatttaataaacaagccGAGCCCAAGTAAAAAATTTGCTTACAAGCAAGCTTGTAAactattaggcttgatacaCAACAATTCAAGCATAGactcatttataagtttatatgtgtTTGTTAAATAGGCTTGATACACATATCTTAATAATGACATGGCTAACATGAGACTATTACCtatattatcttaattttttccttccctttaaACTGATCAAAAACCACTTTAGACTAtagttatatttaaaaataaataaataaataattaagtagACTACATATGATCCTTCCCTATCaattatctaaaataaagtTGCGAAACATGTTAGTATTTCTCATTCATAATAgttacaaacaaatatttttctaGTCCTTCACCATCTGACGTGAATGTAcaaattgtattttgaataaTTGCTGAAGTTGTAGACAAGGAATGATGAATGAATAAAtttaattgtgtaaattattaatttgaataatagcTAATATTAAGTAAAACTAGATGCATGATAAAatgaattctcaaaaaaaaaaaaaagatgcatgataaaatgagtatactattttccttttcctttttcttaattttagagatttaagcatttaataatgtaatttttttagatctcaagctcaaaaactTGACCTGAACTCGAGTTTGTGCTTGATATTAAGTTTGAgtttggcttgactaattaaaCAAGCTAAGCTAAGCTAAGCTCAAGCTTTTTGGCTTTACCATGAGCTTAAACTcaaacactatttttaggcttgtcacaagctcaagccaagctcgaacttttgatttttcctgACAAGCCAAGGTCAAACATGCACTACTCAATAAAGCTCGGCTCGTTTACAGCTCTAATTCTACAATATAATTATACACTATtaaacaagaaagaaaattattacACTTTTATACCATTactttttgggtttgttttcattttggttcctGAAGATTTTCATAACAGTAACTCTGTGATGTATGCATCCAGCTTTAGCTTAATTACTAGTCATCAGATCTTCAAAGCTtgatgatgataaagaacttgATTACGAAACCATAGGTGTACATACAGGTCTCTAAACTTATCTAGGTCATCCCAAAGCAGTCCTTTTATACTTTAGCAAGTAGAGCTTGAAATTATAGAGATTTAACGACTTATTGGACCTCATTTGGATTCAAGATTTGCTATTCTTGATTGATCGAAGAGCTATTGAAAGGCTATCGAGCCACTCTTGATCGATCAACTAGCTGTCAAGGTAGGTGACGAGATTATAGTAACTTTTGTTCTCTTTAGTCATTATGGGCTTGAGTTTTGGACTTCAAATACACTCTAAtctatataattatataaaaccaaaacttttgaaactcctacaaatttccacatcagcacgatattaaaaaaataataataataaaacttttctaagTCCCAAACCCGTGCTCTGCCTTCTCTTTCTTGATGTTGTACCTTTTCTTTCACCAAAACTCTTTCACAATGCTCTGCTCTTTCATGATGCTCTGCTTGCCATCATCTATATATGTATAAACACAGACCCACAACCAATCATGACCGTACGCAACTTTTAGATTTGTTGCTCTCAACAGCTATTTTTGTCGTAGATGAAGCCCCATCACCACCGCATGTCGTTTTCGTCACCGATAGAGCCCCATCACCACTGCATGTCGTGGGTACTACCGAAGTGAATTGGGTCTTGATTCTTAATGAGAATCATGGAGTCACCAATCAACACAACGGTCAAAAAGTTGTTTCAAAGAGGGGTGCTAAAGTGGGTCTTGATTCTTTAAAGTGGGTCTTGATTCTTGGTGAACTATGACTCACCGAAGTCACTTTGTTGAAGTGTGGGTACTGGGTTAAGGCAAGCAATATTTGAAACAGAGTTAGGTATTGAAAGAAGTTTGTGGAGGAAAATTGAGAAAAGGGAGaaataaagaagacaaaagGTTAAGGAAATATGGCTGAGAAAAAacgaaagaaaaaagaaataaaaaaaagggtgacCTCAGGGGGGTTGTTGTAGATATTCTAGATATTGTTGAGGCTGACCTCAAGGGAGTTAGTGTAGATAGGCTCTGCCCTCAGTGCCCTGGTATTTCTGTTATTGCTTAGTTCCATTATGtatccttttaaccaaaaaaaaagacaaaagacaaaagaTAAGCTTA
The DNA window shown above is from Quercus lobata isolate SW786 chromosome 7, ValleyOak3.0 Primary Assembly, whole genome shotgun sequence and carries:
- the LOC115953867 gene encoding hsp70 nucleotide exchange factor fes1-like, translated to MAKEGPNWDGLLKWSLAHSDGTNPSRNLSEEDRKWFMEAVQAQTVDVVKRMKEITLVMQTPEQVLEAQGVTSADIEDMLDELQEHVESIDMANDLHSIGGLVPLLGYLKNSHSNIRAKAAEVVTTIVQNNPRSQQLVMEANGLEPLLSNFTSDPDVTVRTKALGAISSLIRHNKPGVTAFRLANGYAALRDALGSENVRFQRKALNLIHYLLHENASDCNVVSELGFPRMMMHLASSEDAEVREAALKGLLELAREETKGADGSLGEDEKLKQLLQERINGISLMSPDDLGAAREERQLVDSLWNTCYNEPSSLKEKGLLVLPGEDAPPPDVASKHFEPPLRAWAANPSTDKSPSSEKKEAPLLLGGPPPEAADSQNNSGAGEDANGQPNR